A DNA window from Paenibacillus sp. HWE-109 contains the following coding sequences:
- a CDS encoding spore coat protein, producing MNTDYLDPINSLNMPEMADMTFAMDFLLRAKEGVRNLSIALTETASPDVRALLRNHLKQGIAMHQEITELMIRKKWFHPYELNEQYQLDQLSAKNTVMIGQMNLFPGDTSRKGMFDRTPDEHIGGHKA from the coding sequence ATGAATACCGATTATTTAGATCCGATCAATTCATTAAATATGCCGGAAATGGCAGATATGACTTTTGCAATGGACTTCCTTCTTCGTGCCAAGGAGGGTGTGCGAAATTTGTCCATCGCCCTGACGGAAACGGCTTCTCCGGATGTAAGAGCGCTTCTACGCAATCATCTTAAGCAAGGGATTGCAATGCACCAAGAAATCACGGAGCTCATGATTCGCAAAAAATGGTTCCATCCTTACGAGCTAAACGAACAGTACCAACTCGACCAGCTTTCAGCGAAAAATACGGTGATGATCGGGCAGATGAATTTGTTCCCGGGTGATACGTCGCGTAAAGGGATGTTTGATCGGACCCCAGATGAACATATTGGAGGACATAAAGCATGA
- a CDS encoding spore gernimation protein GerQ, with protein sequence MNTPTLAPHESMELHEALNFKTLCLAKSKLMQGLVFDQELKALMQKDVMQSTQQIAELQVIYARAPFQAPVPNSPTPITH encoded by the coding sequence ATGAATACGCCAACGCTAGCGCCGCACGAATCGATGGAACTGCATGAAGCGTTAAACTTTAAAACGCTTTGCCTCGCTAAGTCAAAACTTATGCAAGGCTTGGTCTTTGACCAAGAGCTAAAAGCGTTAATGCAGAAAGACGTAATGCAATCCACACAACAGATCGCCGAGCTGCAAGTAATCTACGCAAGAGCTCCTTTCCAAGCGCCTGTTCCGAATAGCCCTACACCTATTACACATTAA
- a CDS encoding major royal jelly family protein, whose amino-acid sequence MQMMLPSEKYFGKFEAVFLFYGAMPTGVTVSETGRIFICFPRWGDDVKFTVAEIVRGTLQPYPSLDANLVSQSNITASFICVQSVVADGKGTLWVLDTGAPNFSEPIKGGAKLVAVDLNTNTIRSVFTFTEDVVLPTTYLNDVRFDFRVGKAGYAYITDSSSRGPGAIIVVDLETGIAWRRLNGAYSTSPDLFLLPKVEGEILMNRNKAGSTSPFRLASDGIAISPDGKILYFCPLSSRHLYSISTEVLRDRTIPDMNLQDHVKYWGEKGASDGMITGAKGTLYAGDYENNSIRKILPNGIMETIAHDPRILWPDTFSIGPDQYLYFIVNQLHRQARFHYGNDLRQKPYSLLRMKIDEPPAPTF is encoded by the coding sequence ATACAAATGATGTTACCGAGTGAAAAGTATTTTGGTAAGTTTGAAGCGGTTTTTTTATTTTACGGGGCTATGCCTACAGGCGTTACTGTTTCTGAAACTGGGCGCATTTTTATTTGCTTTCCAAGATGGGGAGACGATGTTAAATTTACGGTGGCTGAAATCGTTCGCGGTACATTACAGCCTTATCCTAGTTTAGACGCTAATTTGGTAAGCCAATCGAATATCACAGCGTCCTTCATTTGTGTCCAAAGTGTCGTTGCTGATGGAAAGGGAACGCTTTGGGTACTGGATACGGGGGCTCCTAATTTCTCAGAACCCATCAAAGGGGGGGCGAAGTTAGTCGCTGTAGATTTAAATACAAATACCATAAGAAGCGTATTTACATTTACAGAGGATGTTGTCCTGCCAACCACTTATCTGAATGATGTCCGATTTGATTTTCGTGTTGGTAAAGCAGGTTATGCTTATATAACGGATTCGTCTTCCCGAGGACCGGGTGCCATTATTGTCGTTGATTTAGAAACGGGTATTGCCTGGAGACGGTTAAACGGGGCATATTCAACTTCGCCCGATCTCTTTCTTTTACCGAAAGTCGAAGGTGAAATCCTGATGAATCGAAACAAAGCTGGATCTACTTCACCCTTTAGATTGGCCTCTGATGGTATAGCGATTTCCCCAGACGGCAAGATTTTGTATTTTTGTCCTCTCTCCAGTCGACATCTGTACTCGATTTCAACGGAAGTCCTAAGAGACCGAACGATACCGGATATGAATTTACAGGATCACGTGAAGTATTGGGGAGAAAAAGGTGCTTCAGATGGAATGATCACCGGTGCAAAAGGAACCCTTTATGCTGGAGATTACGAAAACAACAGTATTCGAAAGATATTGCCGAATGGCATCATGGAAACGATCGCACATGATCCGAGAATTTTATGGCCGGATACTTTTTCGATTGGTCCAGATCAATACTTATATTTCATCGTGAACCAATTACATCGGCAGGCAAGATTTCATTATGGAAATGACCTGCGGCAGAAGCCTTATAGTTTACTCCGTATGAAAATAGACGAACCACCTGCTCCTACCTTTTAA
- a CDS encoding TetR/AcrR family transcriptional regulator, with the protein MMDITQNSVSGESRGRPRSNEVHRSILDATLSLLAEHGVEKISIEMIAQRAAVGKSSIYRRWNNKEALIVEALEQIKPEFKASAEGDLNEVLYELARNFAQQMNTPLGKQMLSLLISTISGSSQISESFWENHSLPKTKEISSIIAQHRSKERLSDKVNVDLVSDLLIGFVMYQLLFKPPSTGLDAFLKQGIELVVNGMREPN; encoded by the coding sequence ATGATGGATATTACACAAAATTCAGTTTCTGGCGAATCCCGCGGTCGGCCACGAAGTAACGAGGTTCATCGCAGCATTTTGGATGCAACATTGTCCTTGCTCGCGGAGCATGGCGTCGAGAAAATAAGCATTGAAATGATTGCTCAACGTGCAGCTGTCGGGAAAAGCTCAATCTACCGAAGGTGGAACAATAAGGAAGCTCTGATTGTTGAAGCACTCGAACAAATAAAACCTGAATTCAAAGCGTCTGCAGAAGGGGATCTTAACGAAGTGCTATACGAACTTGCGCGTAATTTCGCACAGCAGATGAATACACCGCTTGGAAAGCAAATGCTCTCGCTGCTGATTTCAACCATATCTGGCAGTTCCCAAATATCCGAATCGTTCTGGGAAAATCATTCTCTTCCCAAGACCAAAGAAATTTCAAGTATTATTGCTCAACACCGTTCTAAAGAGAGGCTAAGCGATAAGGTCAATGTTGACCTGGTTTCAGATCTGTTGATTGGCTTTGTTATGTATCAATTGTTGTTTAAGCCCCCATCCACGGGTTTGGATGCTTTCCTTAAACAAGGAATAGAGCTGGTCGTAAACGGCATGAGAGAACCCAATTAA
- a CDS encoding SDR family NAD(P)-dependent oxidoreductase translates to MKKKATKTVIITGGNTGLGFEAAKVIAGASTDWHVVIASRSQNKGDQAAQDLIQTTQNPNVSAIVLDLSSISSVKQFADQFSMAGLPPLHVIVCNAGTQFVQGTQMTADGIEATFGVNHLGHFMLVRLLLNHLQENGRIVVVSSDTHDFSKKTGMPAPRYASPTILADPVESDRLLGSLSDLAKGQVRYTTSKLCNLYFAYELSRQIQQSKRSISVAAFNPGMMPGKGSALTRDYNPLLRFMWNNIMPLLRFVRSSVRTTKQSGNDLANLVLRGSVQSGSYWDGPQEIASSEESYNKEHALELWKWSSEKLNLKLHV, encoded by the coding sequence ATGAAGAAAAAGGCCACGAAAACAGTGATCATTACGGGAGGAAATACGGGGTTGGGATTTGAAGCGGCCAAAGTCATTGCTGGCGCTTCCACGGATTGGCATGTCGTAATAGCATCGCGCAGTCAAAACAAAGGAGATCAAGCAGCCCAGGATTTGATTCAGACCACTCAAAATCCCAATGTCTCTGCGATCGTATTGGACCTGTCCTCCATTTCATCGGTCAAACAATTTGCCGATCAGTTCTCAATGGCAGGGCTTCCTCCACTTCATGTCATTGTCTGCAATGCCGGTACTCAATTTGTGCAAGGTACACAAATGACTGCCGATGGTATTGAAGCCACTTTTGGCGTGAATCATCTGGGTCACTTCATGCTTGTGCGGTTATTGCTAAATCACCTTCAAGAAAACGGACGTATCGTCGTCGTAAGCAGCGATACTCATGATTTCAGCAAGAAAACCGGAATGCCAGCTCCTCGTTACGCAAGTCCCACCATATTGGCTGATCCTGTTGAATCCGATCGGCTACTAGGTAGTCTATCTGATTTAGCAAAAGGTCAGGTTCGCTACACAACTTCCAAGCTCTGCAATCTGTACTTTGCTTATGAGCTGTCCCGTCAAATTCAGCAATCCAAGCGTTCCATCTCGGTGGCAGCATTTAATCCCGGTATGATGCCTGGCAAAGGCTCAGCCCTCACGAGGGATTATAATCCTTTGTTACGATTTATGTGGAATAATATCATGCCGCTTTTGCGTTTCGTTCGCTCCAGTGTTCGGACAACCAAACAATCCGGAAATGATCTTGCAAACCTTGTTCTTAGGGGCTCTGTACAGAGTGGATCGTATTGGGACGGACCTCAAGAAATAGCATCGTCCGAGGAATCGTACAATAAGGAGCATGCACTTGAGCTTTGGAAGTGGAGTTCTGAAAAGCTTAACTTAAAATTACATGTCTAG
- a CDS encoding helix-turn-helix domain-containing protein codes for MFNKYVGQTPNTYLTRYRIQKSCEMLKETKRSISEIALACGFQSSSYFTSIFRKQLGLVPQDYRKQIKINHISCED; via the coding sequence TTGTTTAATAAGTATGTAGGTCAAACCCCTAACACGTATCTAACGAGATATCGAATTCAGAAAAGTTGTGAAATGCTGAAGGAAACAAAACGATCCATAAGCGAAATTGCACTTGCTTGTGGTTTCCAAAGCAGTAGTTACTTCACCTCTATTTTCCGGAAACAACTGGGTTTGGTTCCACAGGATTATCGAAAACAAATAAAAATTAACCATATATCTTGCGAAGATTGA
- a CDS encoding AraC family ligand binding domain-containing protein produces MIKNLEVFSDLSERLDYNLPDLPLYVRKGSLHQFNNYAAAAHWHSDVEFIYILKGSMDFSVNGHITRIEQANGIFVNSCRLHFGFSQDHIDCLFIVVVIHPALLGNGVSPLQTYWDEKFNQITDDFVLLTNQVAWQQSILLSLQAIYDEMHCSNSPNPLRLASQALSLCALIGDHLQPKIGQPEDIQLWTNVQKMTNFIRQHYEQKITLEDIASAGTVCRSR; encoded by the coding sequence TTGATTAAAAATTTAGAAGTGTTTTCGGATTTATCGGAACGCTTGGATTATAATCTTCCTGATTTACCTCTTTATGTTCGTAAAGGAAGTTTGCATCAATTTAATAATTATGCTGCTGCTGCTCATTGGCATTCAGATGTAGAGTTCATTTATATTCTAAAAGGATCAATGGATTTTTCTGTTAACGGACATATTACTCGCATAGAACAAGCGAATGGAATTTTCGTGAATAGCTGCCGATTACATTTTGGTTTCTCCCAAGATCATATCGATTGTTTATTCATTGTTGTTGTCATTCACCCCGCCCTTCTTGGCAATGGTGTATCCCCACTTCAAACCTATTGGGACGAAAAATTCAATCAAATAACGGACGACTTTGTATTGCTCACAAACCAAGTTGCTTGGCAACAGAGCATATTGCTGTCTCTTCAAGCGATCTATGATGAAATGCACTGTAGCAATTCCCCAAATCCGCTTCGTCTCGCTTCACAAGCTTTATCTTTATGTGCCTTAATCGGAGATCACCTACAACCGAAGATAGGGCAACCTGAAGACATACAATTGTGGACAAATGTTCAGAAAATGACCAATTTCATCCGTCAACACTACGAGCAAAAAATAACGCTTGAAGATATAGCATCAGCGGGAACTGTTTGCAGGAGTCGCTGA
- a CDS encoding MATE family efflux transporter encodes MKNRIQLTTPMNREFNRELMSLVIPIALQNLISATVISIDVVMMGMISQTAMSAVSLAGQTTFALTLFYMGMSTGAGILTAQYWGKKDLETIQRVLSIACTFSLVISIIFFSVTFLVPETLMQFFTKDTELIAYGSKFLQMISFSYIAMGLSQMYLTVIRSMENARLSASISSICLILNILFNAICIFFLFPTMPELAVASVALSTVLARFIELACCILHSVTRGSIRFRLPTPKGSQRNLLKDFWKYTLPVQGNYIVWGIALTATAAIIGHVNSDMVAANSVASMVKNLAVVLCGGIASGGSVLIGKYLGQGEIEKAKHAGNRMSLYALIFGFMAGCTILLLKPLVFSIVSLNTTTQNYLDGMLYISAFYCIAKSMNATIIAGIFTAGGDSKFGFWCDTVVMWGIILPLGYLCAFVYQVPPIVLYIVISLDEVVKLPVTYIRYRQYKWLNNITRNFEQVS; translated from the coding sequence GTGAAAAATCGTATTCAACTAACAACTCCCATGAACCGTGAATTTAATCGGGAGCTTATGAGTCTCGTTATTCCCATTGCATTGCAAAATCTGATCTCAGCTACGGTCATTTCAATAGATGTGGTCATGATGGGCATGATTAGCCAAACTGCGATGTCCGCTGTATCACTCGCAGGACAAACCACCTTTGCGTTGACCTTGTTTTACATGGGGATGTCAACAGGAGCAGGTATTCTTACTGCGCAGTATTGGGGCAAGAAAGATTTAGAAACTATCCAGCGCGTTCTCAGTATTGCCTGCACGTTCTCGCTAGTTATCTCTATTATATTTTTTTCTGTTACGTTTTTAGTTCCGGAGACACTAATGCAATTTTTTACAAAGGATACCGAATTGATAGCGTATGGTTCAAAGTTCTTACAAATGATTTCGTTCTCGTATATTGCCATGGGCCTTTCGCAGATGTATCTCACCGTAATCAGAAGCATGGAAAATGCTCGACTGAGTGCTTCGATTAGCTCTATATGCTTAATTTTGAACATATTGTTTAATGCAATCTGCATCTTTTTTCTGTTTCCGACGATGCCTGAGCTCGCGGTTGCGTCTGTTGCCCTTTCAACGGTACTAGCTCGTTTCATTGAACTAGCCTGCTGTATTCTACATTCCGTTACCAGAGGGTCGATTCGCTTCCGACTTCCCACACCTAAAGGCAGCCAACGTAATTTGTTAAAGGATTTCTGGAAATACACCTTGCCAGTCCAAGGCAATTATATTGTTTGGGGCATTGCTTTAACTGCGACAGCCGCAATTATCGGACATGTAAACTCTGACATGGTTGCAGCGAATTCTGTGGCATCCATGGTTAAGAACTTGGCTGTTGTGCTATGTGGAGGCATTGCCAGCGGCGGGTCTGTATTAATTGGAAAATATTTGGGGCAGGGAGAGATTGAGAAAGCGAAACATGCGGGAAATAGGATGAGCCTGTACGCTTTGATTTTTGGATTTATGGCAGGATGCACGATTTTGCTGCTAAAACCGCTGGTTTTCTCTATCGTGAGCTTGAACACTACTACACAAAATTACTTGGATGGCATGCTGTATATCAGTGCTTTTTATTGTATTGCCAAGTCGATGAATGCCACGATAATTGCGGGTATCTTTACTGCTGGCGGCGATTCTAAATTTGGGTTTTGGTGTGATACTGTTGTGATGTGGGGCATAATATTACCACTTGGCTACTTGTGTGCTTTTGTTTACCAAGTACCCCCCATTGTGTTGTATATCGTAATTAGCTTGGATGAGGTCGTTAAGCTTCCTGTTACTTATATCAGATATCGTCAATACAAATGGTTGAACAATATTACAAGAAACTTTGAACAAGTTAGTTAG
- a CDS encoding DapH/DapD/GlmU-related protein, translating into MNIQERMKNGQLFTDHDANYPEEAAALARARQRGKVLCYEINRLHPDDLDGRKLLMKQLFGSMGEHVWMEPPIHLSYGSNTTVGNNVYINFNLTVVDDYKVTIGNDVMLGPNVTIAVTNHPVHPKMRKEGGMFALPVVIENGVWIGSGVIILPGVTIGKGSVIGGGSVVTKDIPANVIAVGNPCKILREITDHDKIFYYKNMRFDQVEW; encoded by the coding sequence ATGAATATTCAAGAGCGAATGAAGAACGGTCAATTGTTTACCGATCACGATGCTAATTACCCAGAGGAAGCTGCTGCTCTAGCTCGTGCACGCCAGCGTGGCAAGGTTCTGTGCTACGAAATCAATCGATTGCATCCCGATGATTTGGATGGACGGAAATTGTTGATGAAACAGCTTTTTGGGAGCATGGGTGAACATGTATGGATGGAGCCTCCAATCCATTTGTCCTACGGGTCGAATACTACGGTAGGCAATAATGTGTACATCAACTTTAATTTAACGGTTGTCGATGATTATAAGGTTACGATCGGGAATGACGTGATGCTTGGCCCCAATGTAACGATCGCTGTGACCAACCATCCGGTGCACCCGAAAATGCGCAAAGAAGGTGGAATGTTTGCCTTGCCGGTCGTTATCGAAAATGGAGTTTGGATTGGCAGCGGCGTAATCATTTTACCGGGTGTTACAATCGGAAAGGGAAGCGTCATTGGTGGCGGTAGTGTGGTAACTAAAGATATTCCAGCCAATGTAATAGCAGTCGGTAATCCCTGCAAGATCCTCCGAGAGATTACGGATCATGATAAAATCTTTTACTACAAAAACATGCGTTTTGATCAGGTAGAATGGTAA
- a CDS encoding sugar O-acetyltransferase yields MTEEERIFKGILFSPGNPELKAIKLRAHNLSSQYSRTFEDQTEEREKILEQLLGNMGERSFIQGPIFFHYGVHTEIGKHFFGNYNLTVQDDAKVTIGNNVSFGPNVTIVTPIHPFIASERRQLLDQNGDLKSLCYAKPVTIGNDVWLSANVTVCGGVTIGEGCVIGAGSVVTQDIPEGSFAAGVPCRVIRQITQADSMRFKPEVLADCRVITDLES; encoded by the coding sequence ATGACTGAAGAAGAACGAATTTTTAAGGGGATTTTATTTAGTCCTGGTAATCCCGAGTTAAAGGCTATAAAGCTCCGTGCACATAACCTTAGCAGTCAATATAGTCGCACTTTTGAGGATCAGACAGAGGAACGCGAAAAGATACTTGAACAACTGCTTGGCAATATGGGGGAACGTAGCTTCATTCAAGGGCCTATTTTCTTTCATTACGGGGTTCACACAGAAATCGGAAAACACTTCTTTGGCAACTACAATCTTACCGTACAGGACGATGCTAAGGTTACCATTGGGAATAATGTCAGTTTTGGGCCTAATGTAACGATCGTTACACCCATTCATCCGTTCATCGCTTCTGAACGTAGGCAATTGCTTGATCAGAATGGTGATCTTAAGTCGCTATGTTACGCCAAGCCTGTGACGATTGGAAACGATGTGTGGCTATCAGCCAATGTAACGGTATGCGGCGGTGTTACCATTGGAGAAGGATGCGTTATAGGAGCAGGTAGTGTGGTGACTCAAGATATCCCAGAAGGCTCCTTCGCTGCAGGTGTTCCATGCAGAGTAATTCGCCAGATCACGCAAGCGGACAGTATGCGATTTAAACCGGAAGTGTTGGCAGATTGCCGTGTGATTACGGATTTAGAGTCATAA
- a CDS encoding MarR family transcriptional regulator: MGAWGPAIFSDDLTCDIRNDFKDLIAAGLSSEEVTKKLFDSYDIKKVDPEEYNVFWLSLAATQWKVGRLSEEVKVRAIEIIDNGTGQSLFA; the protein is encoded by the coding sequence ATGGGAGCTTGGGGTCCAGCCATATTTTCAGATGATTTAACGTGTGATATACGTAATGATTTTAAAGATTTAATTGCGGCTGGATTAAGTTCTGAAGAAGTTACTAAAAAGTTATTCGATAGTTACGATATTAAAAAAGTAGATCCAGAAGAATACAATGTTTTCTGGCTTTCATTAGCAGCTACACAGTGGAAAGTTGGTAGATTAAGCGAGGAAGTGAAAGTAAGGGCAATTGAAATAATTGATAACGGAACAGGTCAGAGCCTTTTTGCGTAA
- a CDS encoding multicopper oxidase family protein → MPVKVKLQKFVDKLPIPKTISPIKRDNKGSYYEVTMREFTQKLHRDLGPTRLWGYNGMYPGPTFDVMKDETTYVKWMNDLPKKHFLPVDTTIHGAEKTLPQVRTVVHLHGGKQHDHSDGYPDAWFTRNFEQTGPKFQRKVCEYPNLEATTLFYHDHTMGITRLNNYAGLGGFFIIRDEHEKSLNLPTGKYEIPLMIQDRSFNPDGSLFYPSTPDKNNRRLPYPSIVTPFDADYILVNGKVSPYFEVEPRKYRFRMLNYCNSRAITFKLDSGQPFYQIGTDRGLLEKPVKMNEILLLTTERADVIVDFSRSFGKTIILKNVFKGASPETTDVMQFKVTTPLKGKDASSLPDQLTKIDFLSREMSKRTRDLTLVRVEDEYGRSLNLLDSKMWNDPISEKMDLGTVEIWRLINLSADDHPIHLHVVDMQILERQPFDDAHFQATDKLKFTGPAVPPEPNERGFKDTIRAPAGYVTSFIARFDPFAGLFVWHCHMLEHEDYDMMRPFEIEKKKSRLKNILMRMINGKL, encoded by the coding sequence ATGCCCGTAAAAGTAAAACTTCAAAAATTCGTCGATAAACTGCCGATTCCCAAAACCATTTCCCCGATCAAACGAGACAATAAAGGTTCGTATTATGAAGTAACCATGAGGGAATTTACCCAAAAACTACATCGCGATCTTGGGCCTACCCGATTATGGGGTTACAACGGAATGTACCCGGGCCCTACATTCGATGTGATGAAGGATGAAACGACATATGTCAAATGGATGAATGATTTGCCCAAAAAGCATTTTCTCCCCGTCGATACGACCATTCATGGTGCAGAAAAAACACTTCCACAGGTAAGGACAGTGGTTCATTTACACGGTGGAAAACAGCATGACCATAGTGATGGATACCCTGATGCTTGGTTTACGAGAAATTTTGAACAAACAGGACCAAAGTTTCAAAGAAAAGTATGCGAGTATCCCAATCTTGAAGCCACTACGTTATTTTATCATGACCACACAATGGGTATTACGAGATTGAACAATTATGCGGGACTTGGAGGTTTTTTTATCATTCGTGATGAGCATGAAAAATCCCTGAATCTACCGACGGGAAAATATGAAATCCCTCTTATGATTCAGGATCGCTCGTTTAACCCGGACGGTTCGCTCTTTTACCCTTCTACTCCCGATAAAAACAATCGTCGTCTTCCTTATCCTTCAATTGTCACACCTTTTGACGCAGATTACATTTTGGTAAACGGCAAAGTATCCCCCTATTTTGAAGTAGAACCGCGAAAATACCGATTTCGGATGTTAAATTACTGTAATAGTCGAGCTATTACATTCAAACTGGACTCTGGACAGCCATTTTATCAAATTGGAACAGATCGCGGCTTACTGGAGAAACCAGTGAAAATGAATGAGATCCTCCTCTTAACGACCGAACGTGCGGATGTGATCGTTGATTTTTCTCGATCCTTTGGCAAAACGATTATTCTTAAAAATGTCTTCAAGGGTGCCTCCCCCGAAACAACCGATGTCATGCAGTTTAAAGTAACCACTCCGTTAAAAGGCAAAGATGCCAGCTCCCTTCCTGATCAATTAACGAAAATTGATTTCCTTTCTAGAGAGATGTCAAAAAGAACAAGAGATCTCACACTCGTTAGGGTGGAAGATGAATATGGAAGATCGCTAAATTTACTTGACAGTAAAATGTGGAATGATCCTATATCCGAGAAAATGGACTTAGGAACTGTTGAAATCTGGCGGTTAATTAATCTGTCTGCGGATGACCACCCCATCCATCTACATGTCGTTGACATGCAAATTCTAGAGCGCCAGCCTTTTGACGATGCTCACTTCCAAGCCACAGATAAACTTAAGTTTACAGGACCTGCGGTTCCTCCTGAACCTAACGAGAGGGGCTTTAAAGATACGATTCGTGCTCCCGCTGGTTACGTGACCTCTTTTATCGCAAGATTCGATCCTTTCGCTGGACTTTTTGTATGGCATTGTCACATGCTCGAACATGAAGATTACGATATGATGCGACCATTTGAAATAGAGAAGAAAAAAAGTAGACTTAAAAATATACTAATGAGAATGATTAACGGCAAACTATAG
- a CDS encoding ketopantoate reductase family protein, whose translation MNTKKRLLIFGAGVIGSVYALRFAQYGLDVTMLARGKRLDALKRNGLRYNDNGTIKQIPIKTIEKLDNDDIYDFIFVPVRYDQAESALTVIKNNQSKSIVTLTNTIGYDSWLEIVGDRLLPGFPGAGGDIKEDVLYAQFGSEKHQGTIFGEINGLTTERVKELAQIFESVDLQYEIQKDIQAFHISHTALAIVNKHFYTNDGMVDLESARSVSTLSKIAADIKQNIHLVEQAGIPVIPPETKAMGELPENDIISRYHQMLNNDFIIDVKFGNHAVSQKAEIMLLDEMFHKRYQIGMTSP comes from the coding sequence ATGAACACAAAAAAGAGACTTTTGATATTTGGTGCTGGTGTGATTGGTAGTGTATACGCTCTCCGATTTGCACAGTACGGACTGGACGTAACAATGCTGGCGCGAGGAAAGAGACTGGATGCACTGAAAAGGAACGGACTGCGATACAACGATAATGGAACAATAAAGCAAATACCGATCAAGACGATAGAAAAGCTTGATAACGACGACATATATGATTTTATTTTTGTTCCAGTACGATATGATCAGGCCGAATCTGCCCTAACTGTGATCAAGAATAATCAGAGCAAATCCATTGTCACCTTGACCAACACCATTGGATATGACAGCTGGCTTGAAATCGTGGGGGACCGGTTACTCCCAGGATTCCCGGGGGCGGGTGGAGACATCAAAGAGGATGTTCTATATGCCCAATTCGGTTCCGAAAAACATCAAGGAACCATTTTTGGTGAAATAAATGGATTGACTACCGAAAGAGTGAAAGAGCTTGCCCAAATATTTGAATCGGTGGATTTGCAATATGAAATCCAAAAAGACATTCAGGCATTCCATATTTCACATACTGCATTGGCTATCGTCAACAAGCATTTCTATACGAATGACGGAATGGTGGATTTAGAGTCAGCAAGGAGTGTAAGCACTCTAAGCAAGATCGCCGCAGATATTAAACAAAACATTCACCTGGTAGAGCAAGCCGGAATTCCGGTAATCCCACCCGAAACGAAGGCAATGGGGGAATTACCCGAAAACGATATTATTTCCCGTTACCACCAGATGCTCAACAATGACTTTATTATTGATGTAAAGTTTGGGAACCATGCCGTCAGCCAAAAAGCAGAAATAATGTTATTAGATGAAATGTTTCATAAAAGATATCAAATTGGTATGACATCACCATAG
- a CDS encoding TetR/AcrR family transcriptional regulator, translating to MVNQQDPRVLRTRKLIRETFRDLLRSKEFDAIAIKDIAQKATINRATFYAHYEDKYALLEEITEQVFREMIPEQVMNAREFTIEICDQLILLTHHYIVDFYQVCRMDSKSIAALVDEKVKKMLQQIIESIFSKGHYTDRHHTKIISAMTGSAIYGAAHYWLTVGENNRTDLLIDIVRPYVMNGLGLYSNCDEYNRMNKA from the coding sequence GTGGTAAATCAGCAAGATCCAAGGGTTTTACGCACACGAAAGTTAATAAGGGAAACATTCAGAGATTTGTTGCGGAGTAAAGAATTTGATGCAATAGCCATAAAGGATATCGCACAGAAAGCTACCATTAACCGCGCCACCTTTTATGCCCATTATGAAGATAAATATGCTTTGCTTGAAGAAATCACAGAACAGGTTTTTCGTGAGATGATTCCCGAGCAAGTGATGAATGCGCGGGAGTTTACAATTGAAATATGTGACCAGTTGATCTTGCTGACACACCACTACATAGTGGATTTTTATCAGGTATGCAGAATGGATTCCAAATCGATTGCTGCGCTTGTGGATGAAAAGGTAAAGAAGATGTTGCAGCAAATAATTGAAAGCATTTTTTCGAAAGGGCACTATACGGACCGCCACCATACAAAGATCATTTCGGCTATGACAGGCTCAGCGATCTATGGTGCTGCGCATTATTGGTTAACTGTTGGGGAAAATAATCGAACCGATTTACTTATAGACATTGTTCGTCCCTATGTAATGAATGGTCTGGGGCTGTATAGCAATTGCGATGAATATAATAGGATGAATAAAGCATAA